In Stegostoma tigrinum isolate sSteTig4 chromosome 50, sSteTig4.hap1, whole genome shotgun sequence, the genomic stretch CGAAGCTGCCCAGCTGGCTGAGGATTTGAAGGTGCAGCTCGAGCACACCCAGGCCAAACTGAAGGAGATCCAATCAGCCATGTCTGACAACTGCTTCGCCAAAGAAAAGGAAGCCTTCAACCTCAAACGCGCGCAAGTAAGTGATGCTCTTCCACAGCCAGACCAAGCAGCTTTAActcgattccagtctgtaactccctccccggggtggggtatctgttattctgtatataaaccccgccGAACCCCCTctatcagattccagtctgtaactccctccccggggggtatctgttattctgtatataaaccccctgaaccccctcgatcagattccggtctgtaactccctccccaggggggtatctgttattctgtatataaacccccccccccgaacccccttgatcagattccagtctgtaactccctccccggggggtatctgttattctgtatataaaccccccccccgaaccccctcgatcagattccagtctgtaactccctccccggggggggtatctgttattctgtatataaaccccccccgaaccccctcgatcagattccagcctgtaactccctccccggggggggggtatctgttattctgtatataaaccccctgaaccccctcgatcagattccggtctgtaactccctccccgggggggtatctgttattctgtatataaacccccccccctgCGAACctcctcgatcagattccagtctgtaactccctccccggggggggtatctgttattctgtatataaacccccccccacgaaccccctcgatcagattccagtctgtaactccctccccgggggggtatctgttattctgtatataaacacccccgaaccccctcaatcagattccagtctgtaactccctccccggggggtatctgttattctgtatataaaccccacctcGAACCCccccgatcagattccagtctgtaactccctctgcTGTATCTGTATACagtacattctctctctctcaccccgttGACACAGGAGGATCTTTCGAGGCTCCGACGGAAACTGGAGAAGCAGAAGAAAGTTGAGGTCTTCTCTGATGCAGATGAGATCCTGATGGAGGAGATTAAGGAGTACAAGGTGAGCATGGGGACGAGCGGGGGctgaggtgtgagagagagtgacatggGGCTGCCTGCCGCCGCCCCGCCAGAGGGAACCTTCGCCCCTGGGGTCCCTGTGGGGAGACGTAGGTGTCGTGGGCTTTCGGGGTGAGCAGGATAGTTCCTGGATACAaaccaccacctcccacccccacccccacatccacaTGCAGAGTTAGTCTCAAATTAATGGCGATGCCAGACCCAATGGTGGGGGGCTGGGATTGAGGTCTGAGGTGTTTGGTacgcctgcctttattggtcagtgtgtcAATCGTAGGGAGTTTGGGGGGGGATGGGcaggagggtcatgttgcagctgtgttggtgaggccactttgggaataccGCGTTCAATCCCGGTCTCTCTGCTCCAGGAGGGATGTTGGGAAAGGGGTTTGGAAAAGGgattttggagggtttgagcagcAGGGAGAGGCCAGGgcagttttccctggagcgtcggtgtgggtgatgttatagaggttgataacatcatgaggggcatggatagaggggCACAGCCTTTCCCCGGGGGAGGGGGGGTCCGAAACTAGAGGGGcgaaggtttaaggtgagagcgggatggggacctgaggggtaactgtttcacacagagggtggtgcatgtatggaaggagCAGCCgggggaagtgggtgggggctggtacagttacagcatttaaaaggcatctggatggggacgtgggtttagagggatgtgggcccaGCACTGGCAAACAGGACTAATTTGGGATATGTGGGTCATCACGGATGGGTTGGGccagtgtgtgtggtgtgagtctGTGAATGactgtgtctctctgtttcccgcacctccacccccccccaagGCCAAGCTGACATGCCCGTGCTGTAATACCCGGAAGAAGGATGCTGTGCTGACTAAGTGTTTCCACGTCTTCTGCTTCGAGTGTGTGAAAACCCGTTACGACACACGGCAGCGAAAATGCCCCAAGTGTAACGCTGCCTTCGGAGCCAATGACTTCCACCGCATCTACAtcagctgaggaagaagaggaCGAGGTGGACAACGGGAActgcgggagggggagggagctggaGGACGGTTTCTGGGGAGACGCTGTGCCTTGGGCGCCCGTGAGAGTTCACATTCCACgtccctgccccctccccatgCCCCCACCCGCCCCACTctgtccctccccacctccatcaccccccccccattctctcttccccctccatcattctctcactctgtctTCCCCCCTccaactctctccccctctccttcGTTCCCTCATGCTGTCTTCCCCTCTCCGTCACTCTCATACTATCTCTTctcacctcctctccctctctctccccctgtctgtcaCCCCCGCAATCTCGCCCCTGCTCCCtgtcactcacctcactcactctctctctctcgctcctcctCTCCATCATCCCTTCACCCTCTccgcccctctctatctctcccctgCTCTCCGTCATCCCCTCACCCCCTACCCAAGTCTGTCTCTCTTGTGCCCCCTTCTTTCTGTAACGCCCTCTCACTCTGTTCTCCATTCTCTGTCCTCCTCCTCTTCGTCACCccctctctcgttctctctctctcccctcctctctgtCACCACCCCCAACCCTCTCATTctcctgtccctgtctcccccCACTCTTTCTCCTCCTATTACCCTCTGCTGCGGTGTTCCCAGTGAAGCGGGGTAATGCTCCTCCCCGGTGGCTGGGGTAGAGACCGTACCTTCGGGGTGGGTTCTGGCGGAGGGCGAGGATTGGGAATCAAAGCCAGGTTTGGTCCCGGCAAAGTGGAGTGGGGCTGGGGGACGGCGCACCAGCGCAGCCGATAACTCTCATTCCCCAAAGACTGCAGCACGCGTGCAATCCTCTTCCTCCCTCGATCGGTCCTGCCTCGTCGCTGCTCGCAGACGAGATTGTGCGTCCCCTCCATGTCCGCGCTGGCCCTGATAGTGGTGGGGTGATGGCGGGTGAGTGATGGCGTTCTGGAACCTCTGTTGAGTTGTTGGCCCTCGTATTTCAGTGCTTGGGCTGCTTTCCCAACCAGCAGGCACGTTGTTGAGCTCCCCTCCCACGAGGCCGTGCCACCAATTGGCCGGTTTTCCTTCCACCGGCCATTCTGAGCCAGCCGGCAACCATTTTGAGCATGTTGGCAGCCATTTTGAGCCAGGCAGTAGGAattcctcctcccctctcccctccacagCCTCTGGGGGACACCGTGTTTTAAAAGCCCATCACAACGCGATTCTTCTCTCTcaactcacactctccctctctttctctccctctccatccccttGTCTcggtcctcctcctctccctgttcATCCCTCTCTGTCCAACCCCCCACCTCTCCTTTGTCTCTCCCTCCCCGCCTCAGTTGTCTGGGTGGGGTAACGGCGGCCATGTTGTCTGTGGGGTTAGTGGCGACCATGTTGTCTGTGGGGGTGGCGGCGACCATGTCTGTGGGGGTGGCGGTGGCCATGTTTGTGGGGGTAGTGGCGGCCATGTTGTCTGTGGGGGTGGCGGTGGCCATGTTTGTGGGGGTGGTGGCGGCCATGTTGTCTGTGGGGGTGGCGGTGGCCATGTTTGTGGGGGTGGTGGCGGCCATGTTGTCTGTGGGGGTGGTGGCGGCCATGTTGTCTGTGGGGGTGGTGGCGGCCATGTTGCACGCAGCAGTGGGGGAACATGGTGGCGAATTCAGGCCGTTTATGTAcgcactgccccctcaccccacATGACAAAGAAGTGCCTCGGTTTGGGGGAACTGATGAATTTGGGCAGTGGTGGGAATTCACTTTCGGAAGCGATTTTAttgtttaatttattgtttttatttttgttcttgttcGGCCGGGGCGCAGAGGCTCATTGCCCCGTGCTGGTCTCGGCTGTTCTTACGTTCCGGTGTTGCCTGCCTGAATAAACCGACCAGCTGCCaccgcgtgtgtctgtgtgtgtgtcctttaCCCTCCCGAGCCCGTCCACGGGCGCTCCGCTTTTGGCGTCTCGTGAGCCGCAGTGACCCCCAGAAAAGGAATGGTTCCTGTTCAGCATGGGCTGGAGCACAGGAATTACCGCGCGCTGCCCAAGCCCCAAGGGGAGGTTACGgagaggttgtacaggacgttggtgaggccagcTCTAGAGCACCGAGCCCGGTTCAGGCCACCCAGTTGCGGTGAACTGGAGCGTTTGTTACAAGTAGAGGCTGGGCccaggaagctgaggggtgaccagcacaagtttataaaaccacgaggggcacagataagatgGATGGCAATGGTCCGATCTgtagggtgggggagttggaaACGAGAGGAGGACATGTGTAGAAGGGACGAGAGGGGCAGCTTTTACATCCCGAGGGAGTATTGGAGGTGTGCTGCGCAGCAGGCACAGGTTAAAAACTGCGGACAGTGTAAACCGGgaacaagctcagcaggtctggcagtgtagatgagggagaaacaaaatcagaggCAACGTTTCGGGCCCGGGAGCCGTTCCTCGGAGCTGCAGAAGGTGCGGGTACGTTGGTGATCATGTGAGTGGGAAAGGCTTAAACGGAGCCAGGGCTGGTGAGGCTCGTTCAGTTTGGGACACACGTTCGGCCTGAACAACTTGGATcccagggtctgtttctgcgttCTAcagcgcacacactcactcacgtacACGTACACAtacgctcacgcacacacgctcacgcgcacgcgcacacgtacactcgcgcacgcacacactgacacacgcgcgcgcgcacacacgcacacacactgacacacagacacacacacacagacgcagacatgcacgcgcactgacacacacacacacacacacacacacacacacacacacacacagtctctctctcacacacacacacacactctcacacacacacggacacagtgacacacactgacagacacacacacacacacacaaacagacgcaGACATGCAcgcgcactgacacacacacacacacattgtctctctctcacacacacacacacacagacacagtgacacacacacactcgggttacagaattacagatactgaaacagtccatgttcagatGCGATGAGATCTGGGCACATGCCAGTCtgtgaccatcatcaataagggAGAGAATTCCCCGTCTACATTCAATGGCGTTCCCAACACTGAATCCTCCACCCTCCGCCCCCCCACCCTCCAGCCAACTATCAACATCAGAGGGTCCCCATTGAGCAGGAACTAACCAGggaccccccccagccccgtatCAATCCTGTGGCTACAGGAGccggtcagaggctaggaatcctgtaacTCTCCTCCTgtctcaccaccaccccccccccccccccacgccaatcccccaaagcctgtcccaccatcgacaaggcataaggtggggggagggaatgggaacGGGACCGTCGCCCCCGCCCGTCCCGACTTCAGGAACATCACCGCTCCTTCTGAGTCCAAATTCtggcagttcccttcccctcGGCAggttgactgcagtggttcaagatggtgGCTCACCATTTCCTTCTGATGGGCGCCaactgggggagtggggggacAGTGAAGAGTCATGCCAATGTCCGACGATCGAATAAACTTGCCCCCTGAGCTAAAGTATTCCACCGATTCAACTCCCCATCccgagagagaagaaattcctgcacATCTCCATCCTCAACAGGCCACCCCTTGTTCAGAGATgatgccgcccccccccccagctgCTCCTAGGCCCTCTCCCACGAGTGGGAGTGACCTCTCCACCTCTCCCGTCGCTAATTTTCCGCAGAATCTCGTACGTTTGAAAAAATATCGCCTCTCCTTCTCCGAAACCCCAATGGGCTCCAGGCTTGTCCTCCCCACAGCCAAGGCCCCTGTTTGTCACTCACCCGAAGCCACCCCAGTGTCAACATCTCGGTCACTGACAAAGCCACCATGACATCCTTCAAGAAAATGCTTGGTTTGTTCAGGCAGAGACGGATGAGCGAGGATCTGAAAGGTTGTCGGCGGCGGGTGGGGGGAGCCTTTCTAATCCAGTGTGGGTAGGCCATCGCTCCTCCTTGCCCAAAGCCACATTGCCATGGCCCGGGAGCCGCAGGTAGGTCAGGCCAGGCATGTTCCTTTTTCCCAGAGGGACCATCGCCGGCCATTTTCCTCGGATTCATTCCAGACCTTTAACGGAATTCTGACTCTCCCCATCTGCCCCGCGGTGGGATTCGAGCCCCGCGTACCTGCACCATTTCCCCAGGGTCTCGGAGTTGGTAGTCTCTCGATTTTAATATCCTTAATAAAGGTTCAAAGTGAGGGGTGAGCGGCTCAATCCTTCACTAGGCCCCGCGTCCAATTTGTACTGGTCAGGTCGGCCATCTTGTGATTTATACTTTATGCTCATTTATGCCACTTCTTTGGTCAAGTTGACCGACTTTGGTCAGGTCATGTGACCATCCCTGCCCCCGGCCCACAAAATGATCAAGGCCTTCTAACGGTAGTGACATCACCGGCCTCTGCCCTGACCCAACTTCCCCTCCAACACAAAAACACATGGGGCGGGCACGGTGCCAggcacccgggtttgattccaccccctGGCGaccatttgtgtggagtttgtacgttctccccgtgtctgtgtgggtttcctcccggtgctccactttcctctcacagtccgaagatgtgcgggttagggtgggattaaCCGATGGGAAACTGTTccgtagtgcccaaggatgtgcgggttagggttggattggccgatgggaaattgtcctgtagtgcccagggatgtgggggttagggtggggttggccgatgggaaattgtcctgtagtgcccagggatgtgcaggttagggtgggattggccgatgggaaattgtcccctagtgcccagggatgtgcgggttagggtgggattggccgatgggaaattgtcccctagtgcccagggatgtgggggttagggttggattggccgatgggaaattgtcctgtagtgcccagggatgtgcgggttagggttggattggccaatgggaaattgtcctgtagtgcccagggatgtgggggttagggtgggattggccgatgggaaattgtcccgtagtgcccagggatgtgggggttagggttggattggccaatgggaaattgtcctgtagtgcccagggatgtgggggttagggtgggattggccgatgggaaattgtcctgtagtgcccagggatgtgggggttggggtgaactatagagggatgggtctgggtgggtagCTGTGAGGGGTGGGGTTGATTTTTTGGGCCGGAGGGCatgttttccacactgtagggtctCTATACATATTTATGTGGGCTCACTCGTGTAGCGGGTATGATCCTGAGCCAGCAGGGGGCGGAAGCGAAGATGAAGTTCGGATCGGGCAGACTGCCATTCGATTTTCCAGGACGAAGGATTTGCTCCAGCCTCGGGAGTGGAGCGTATGGTTCCCAGTCCCCTTGAGGGAGGAGGCGGTGAAGCCTCGGAACATCTCTGGAAGGCTAGCCCGATTCCCGTGAGGGAGAAGAGGTCAAGGGTCGCCTGAGGAGTCTTGAACAAGATGGAGGACAGCCGCCCTTGGCGGATGAGCCTGGGAGGAGAGGGCATGCCCTCAGGGGCAAGGGGCAACCCGCTTCAGGCTGAGAAAGAGGTCTAACTTAGTCACTTGGAGTTCAACAGGGCCCTCCTCTTGGCTCACCGTGTCAACGCCAACCAGCAAGCACTTACCTgtcctgggataacaaggtgtggagctggatgaacacagcaggccaagcagcatcagaggagcagaaaggccgGCGTTTCGGGCCTCAACGGTCCTAATCCCGTTTCCCTGTACTTGGCCCAGCGCTGACGTGACCTGGATTTTAAGAGCACTTCAAAGGTCGCGAGAtggtctgcctctaccaccctctagCTGTGCGCCCCCATATTCCTGCCCCAGTGGTAGGGAACATTTGGGCTTTCCCTCTTCCTAGATCCTAAGCCCGGCTAACAGAGGCAAGGCCTTCCTCTGTTTCCCCCCTTTCGGGGAATCTGCAGGCCTGTGCACCAAACTCCCTTTGTGCACCTCCCCAACCCACTCCATTCTCCATCTTCAAAACGCGCCACCCCTCTCCTCACCGGGATGAACGGCCGCGtgaccatctggttcactcgtgcCTTTCAGGGAAGgcaacagccatccttacctggtctgggcctgcacgtgactccagacccacagcatcgtggttgactcttaactggggcAATAAACACTATTGCGCTGCCCCGTTCGCAAGGTGGTTTTCGATATCAGACCCTTCCCCCTCCACCTCACGGACCTAGGAGCTTCCGACTGCCCCAAAAGTGACTTTTGCCTCCTGGTTGCTGGCCTGGGTTTGccgtttttcctcaaatcccatgGGGCTCTGGGAGCGGGCTGCGACGCTCGGCCTAGTCTGAGGCCTTCGCTGAAGCGACATTGATGTAGCAAAACGCTTGGACAGAAACAATTACGCAGGTGAACGAATCTGTACTGACAACCCCCACCCTCTCTTGCAGCCTCATCAGGCCTTTGTACGTGAATAATGGAAACAACGTCCAACGGGCAGCAGACAAACGTACAGGAAGCGATTCGAAAGCCGGCCAGACCGTAGCTGGGCCATGAAGAGCCCCCTTGTGTAGGGAGATTTGCCGGCATCGCTGGCAATCCCGAGTGGGCCAACCCCAGACGGGTCTCTCAGCCATTTGTACCCAGGACGGTGGCGTCGGGCAATGGGGAACAGCTGGCCGCCTGCGCCAGCCTTAGCCCCCCGCCGCCCCCTGACGCCCATCTGCGATCAAAACCGTTGGGTTGAGGGCTTGTGGgttggaaggcaggacattagaatttggtgtttgtagaCAGCGCGTGGTCCCCTTTAAAAGACAATGTGCTTCccctgcgcccccccccacccctcaatgGTTAGAGATTCAAGAAAGATGTCTGCGGGTTTGCAGATGCAAGGAGCACCTGAAATGAACCATTTGCACCAGAAGGCTACACCTTTAGCAGGTGAAAGCAACATATTTTTCCTTACCAAGAGGAcagatttttgaatttagccGATTAATTTAAACTAGGCCCTTAAGATACCACACCCAATTCAATTTAAGTCTGTTTCAGAGgtagtgggagctgcagatgctggacataacaaggtgtagagctgcatgaacacacaggccaagcagcatcagaggagcaggaaagcttgacgtttcaggcctagaccctgaaaaTGTAAGACGATCCTATTTTAAGAAATGGATATGTCATTAAGGGTATAAAAGATGGGGGCATCTGGAAAATTTGGGGAGAGCTGCCATCTACCAAGAGGACAGCTCTCACAGAATGAGTTCCATCTAAATGAAAGATACATACGGCACAAATAGTCAATGATCCTTAACGTAACTGGCCAACTTCTACACTGACGAAGGCAAGTGCACTGTACCACGTTACCCGCTGTCGACCCGTGggcctggacacccagatccctctgcaccgcGACGCTTCTCAAGGGCTCTGCCTATGCAGCACGCTGGACAGCGGGCAAGGACAGCCCAGTTACGTTACCTTCGCTCACAGCCTCGAGGCTCGAAGCACTTCGCGAAGATTCCTTTTGAGGGAGGCAATTGGACCAGTTGAAGGTGCGAAACAAAGGGGACATCCCCTTAAGACGTGACCTCTCCCAAAGATCAGGGGAGAGAGGCCAGCGCGTTCAGATTTCCAGAGGGCATTTCGCGAGGTCTGCATTAATGGCGATTCTGGGAAGTGAAAGCTGATGGCATTAGCAGGTAACATCTTTCCATAGATTGAAGTTTGGCTGGCAAATGGAGAGCACAAGTTAGGACTACGTGGACCTCCTCTCCAGTCGTTCAGAGTAGCTCAGCGCTGGGCACGTGACTCCTACAATTAACGCCAATCGTTTGGAACAGAAGTGGAGGAGTCCCACTGGCAATGACGGGGTGAGGCAAGCGGGCAAAATGAGGGAGCGATTGGCTAGGCAAAGCTGAAGTACAACATAATGCAGGGGAAAAGGGGGAGGGCAAGACAGAACTGAACAAAAAGGCTTGTGTCAGGGGGACTTTGAAGCTTCTTGAGAGGCAGGGACACCTCCACGGTGTGCGAACCACAGAAACCTACCATTCAGGCCCAGGGAGATGTTTGGAAGCCTAACGGAACGTCATATCATTGAGGGGGGATTGAATGCCACCAGGAGTCCGGTGGGCATTATCAATCTCTGTATTCAAGAGCggataggaggccattcagagatGGCATAACCAGATTATacagacatacagcatggaaacagaccttttggtccaactcgcccagGTATCCTGAACTTGAActttatccctctaaacttttcctatccatgtggctgtccaaatatctttttagtGTGAAATGTTGGCCCCTGGCATCCATTTAAAAGttctctcctcacaccttaaaaacaCATTTCAAACTCCCACAACCGAGAAACAGGCAATTCACCTGATCCATGCCTTTATAAGGTTGCTCCTCAACCCCCGACACTCCAGCGGAAATGGTCCCAGCCTCTTCCTGGAACTCATAACCCTCCAGGCCCGGCaccatcctggtcaatcttttctggaCGCTCTCTCTGATCACATCCTTCCCCTAAAcggggcgaccagagctggacacagtgctccagaggaggcctcaccaacatcccaaACAACCTCAAAGTGACGTCCCAATTTAAGGTTCTGAACAGATGGGCCATCACCTTATTCATTATTGGAGTGAAACTGAGGGACTCCCGCCTCACTGATATGCTTGCCTGGTCCTCCAAAGTCCTGAGCAGGGACGAATGATTGTCCGATGGGGGCAAGGGGACACTAGTATGCCCACCGTTGCCCAATGGGATAGTGACACCCTGAGGAATCTTGGGATACTTGGCCACAGTGCCCTGGAGGTGGGATGCTCAAGTGAAGGTGGCACGCTGGATGTTTGAGTTTAACAGTCAATacgtagatttttttttcagttttgtagGATTTGGGCATCGCTGCCTgtgcccagcatttcttgcccgtccctagttgccccttaaggaggtttgggtgggggtgggggggcgcgtgagctgccctcttgaaccgctgcaatcctcCTGTTGTGGGTcgcaatgccctcagggagggaactccaggattttgccccGCCGACAgtaaaggaacggcgatatatttccgagtcaggacaGCGAggttgcagggggtggtgttcccatgtatctgttgcccttgctcttctagacggaagtggtcgtaggtttggaaggtgctatcggaggatctttggtgaatttctgcagtgcgtcttgtagatggtacacactgctgctactgagcgttggtggtggggggagtggatatggtgccaatctgCTGCGCTTGCTCTTCTAGACTGaagtggtcgtaggtttggaaggtgctatcggaggatctttggtgaatttctgcagtgcatcttgtagatggtacaca encodes the following:
- the LOC132207496 gene encoding E3 ubiquitin-protein ligase BRE1B-like, producing the protein MDVTGQAFEDMQEQNIRLMQQLREKDDANFKLMSERIKSNQIHKLLREEKDELADQVLTLKTQVDAQLLVVQKLEEKERVLQSSLAMVEKELTLRSQALELNKRKAVEAAQLAEDLKVQLEHTQAKLKEIQSAMSDNCFAKEKEAFNLKRAQEDLSRLRRKLEKQKKVEVFSDADEILMEEIKEYKAKLTCPCCNTRKKDAVLTKCFHVFCFECVKTRYDTRQRKCPKCNAAFGANDFHRIYIS